In Rubrivirga marina, the following are encoded in one genomic region:
- the thiS gene encoding sulfur carrier protein ThiS — translation MPTLRINGEPRDVPVPLALDALLDHLGRDPGQPGVAVAVGDRVVPRSRWAETTVDDGDRVEIITASQGG, via the coding sequence GTGCCCACGCTCCGCATCAACGGCGAGCCCCGCGACGTGCCCGTGCCGCTCGCCCTCGACGCCCTCCTCGACCACCTCGGCCGCGACCCCGGCCAGCCCGGCGTCGCCGTCGCCGTCGGCGACCGCGTCGTCCCACGCTCGCGGTGGGCCGAGACCACCGTCGACGACGGCGACCGCGTCGAGATCATCACGGCCTCGCAAGGGGGATGA
- a CDS encoding TerC family protein yields the protein MFDWIASPEAWVALGTLTALEVVLGIDNVVFISILAGRLPESQQAKARTIGLGLAMFGRIALLLAIGWVMGLTAELFHLPFGGEEMAEVTGRDLILLLGGAFLIYKSTHEIHNKLEGEGDHHASGGKAATFGSVIFQILILDLVFSLDSVITAVGMADEIGVMIVAVVVAIAIMMASARAISEFIQKHPTVKMLALSFLLMVGFVLVAEGFGREIPKGYIYGAMAFSLLVEFLNLRAAKTKQTPPVKLRGPGPGVGPGIPSPEFPNA from the coding sequence ATGTTCGACTGGATCGCCTCGCCCGAAGCATGGGTTGCCCTCGGCACCCTGACCGCGCTGGAGGTCGTTCTCGGGATCGACAACGTCGTCTTCATCTCCATCCTCGCCGGGCGCCTCCCGGAGAGCCAGCAGGCCAAGGCCCGGACCATCGGGCTCGGGCTGGCCATGTTCGGCAGGATCGCGTTGCTCCTCGCCATCGGCTGGGTGATGGGGCTGACGGCGGAGCTGTTCCATCTTCCGTTCGGGGGCGAGGAGATGGCCGAGGTCACCGGACGCGACCTCATCCTCCTCCTTGGCGGGGCGTTCCTGATCTATAAGAGCACCCACGAGATCCACAACAAGCTAGAGGGCGAGGGGGACCACCACGCGTCGGGGGGCAAGGCGGCCACGTTCGGCAGCGTCATCTTCCAGATCCTCATCCTCGACCTCGTCTTCTCGCTCGATTCCGTCATCACGGCCGTCGGCATGGCCGACGAGATCGGGGTCATGATCGTGGCCGTGGTCGTCGCGATCGCGATCATGATGGCCTCGGCTCGGGCCATCTCTGAGTTCATCCAGAAGCATCCCACGGTGAAGATGCTCGCGCTCTCGTTCCTGCTCATGGTCGGGTTCGTCCTCGTGGCCGAGGGCTTCGGGCGCGAGATCCCGAAGGGCTACATCTACGGGGCCATGGCGTTCTCGCTGCTCGTCGAGTTCCTCAACCTCCGGGCGGCCAAGACCAAGCAGACGCCTCCGGTCAAGCTCCGAGGCCCCGGCCCCGGCGTCGGGCCGGGGATCCCGTCGCCCGAGTTCCCGAACGCATGA
- a CDS encoding class I fructose-bisphosphate aldolase gives MSQPTIEEYLGDEADSLLGFSDPKISKDRLHLPGPDWVDRAFGPSDRPIPVLRSLQQLYDHGRLGGTGYLSILPIDQGIEHSGGASFAKNPDYFDPENIIELAIEGGCNGVATTYGALGMVARKYAHKIPFILKINHNELLTYPNTYDQVMFARVEEAWNMGCVAIGATIYFGSDESSRQIQEVSQAFAMAHELGLGTILWCYVRNEAFTIEGTNHETSADLTGQANHLGATLEADILKQKQPTTNGGFTALNSGDSSYGKLDERMYSDLSSDLPIDLTRYQVANGYMGRAGLINSGGGSGANDFAQAVRTAVVNKRAGGMGLISGRKAFQRERSEGIRLLNTIQDVYLDDAVTVA, from the coding sequence ATGTCTCAGCCCACGATCGAAGAGTACCTCGGCGACGAGGCCGACTCGCTCCTCGGCTTCTCCGACCCGAAGATCTCGAAGGACCGCCTTCACCTCCCCGGCCCCGACTGGGTCGACCGCGCGTTCGGGCCGTCGGACCGGCCGATCCCCGTCCTCCGCTCGCTCCAGCAGCTCTACGACCACGGCCGCCTCGGCGGGACCGGCTACCTCTCGATCCTCCCCATCGACCAGGGCATCGAGCACTCGGGCGGCGCGTCGTTCGCCAAGAACCCGGACTACTTCGACCCCGAGAACATCATCGAGCTCGCGATCGAGGGCGGGTGCAACGGCGTCGCCACCACGTACGGGGCGCTCGGGATGGTGGCACGGAAGTACGCCCACAAGATCCCGTTCATCCTCAAGATCAACCACAACGAGCTCCTCACCTACCCCAACACCTACGACCAGGTGATGTTCGCCCGCGTCGAGGAGGCGTGGAACATGGGGTGCGTGGCCATCGGCGCGACCATCTACTTCGGCAGCGACGAGTCGAGCCGGCAGATCCAGGAGGTCTCGCAGGCATTCGCGATGGCCCACGAGCTCGGGCTCGGCACGATCCTCTGGTGCTACGTCCGCAACGAGGCGTTCACCATCGAGGGGACGAACCACGAGACGTCGGCCGACCTCACGGGCCAGGCCAACCACCTCGGCGCGACGCTCGAGGCGGACATCCTCAAGCAGAAGCAGCCGACCACAAACGGCGGGTTCACGGCCCTCAACTCGGGCGACAGCTCGTACGGCAAGCTCGACGAGCGGATGTACTCCGACCTCTCCTCGGACCTCCCGATCGACCTCACGCGGTACCAGGTGGCCAACGGCTACATGGGCCGGGCCGGGCTGATCAACTCGGGCGGCGGCTCGGGCGCCAACGACTTCGCGCAGGCCGTCCGCACGGCGGTCGTCAACAAGCGCGCGGGCGGGATGGGCCTGATCTCGGGCCGCAAGGCGTTCCAGCGCGAGCGCTCGGAGGGCATCCGGCTGCTCAACACGATCCAGGACGTCTACCTCGACGACGCGGTGACGGTCGCCTAG
- a CDS encoding thiazole synthase has product MTTMNAESPQVDAPADLWTVGGADLGSRVLLGTSRYPSLQTLLDSVDASGAEVVTVSVRRVDLDASGDGQTLLGALRQRGLRLLPNTAGCYTAREAVFTAQLAREALETDWVKLEVIGDDETLYPDAVQLLKAASELVADGFQVFAYCGDDPITARKLADLGCAAVMPLAAPIGSGMGLVNPYALRIIRELLPDVPLVVDAGIGTASDAARAMELGYDGVLLNTAVSGAQHPAQMAAAIRHAVTGGRLARSAGRIPRRLYAQASTPDAGRVEVDE; this is encoded by the coding sequence ATGACGACGATGAACGCCGAGTCTCCCCAGGTCGACGCCCCCGCGGACCTGTGGACCGTCGGTGGCGCCGACCTGGGGAGCCGCGTGCTCCTCGGTACGAGCCGCTACCCGAGTCTCCAGACGCTCCTCGACTCCGTCGACGCCTCGGGCGCCGAGGTCGTCACCGTGTCCGTACGCCGCGTCGACCTCGACGCGAGCGGGGACGGGCAGACGCTCCTCGGCGCGCTCCGCCAGCGCGGCCTCCGGCTCCTCCCGAACACGGCCGGGTGCTACACCGCCCGCGAGGCCGTCTTCACGGCGCAGCTCGCCCGCGAGGCCCTCGAGACCGACTGGGTCAAGCTCGAGGTCATCGGCGACGACGAGACGCTCTACCCCGACGCCGTCCAACTCCTCAAGGCCGCCTCGGAACTCGTCGCCGACGGCTTCCAGGTGTTCGCGTACTGCGGCGACGACCCGATCACGGCGCGGAAGCTGGCCGACCTCGGCTGCGCGGCCGTCATGCCCCTCGCGGCGCCGATCGGGAGCGGGATGGGGCTCGTCAATCCGTACGCGCTCCGGATCATCCGCGAGCTCCTGCCCGACGTCCCGCTCGTCGTCGACGCCGGCATCGGGACGGCGTCGGACGCCGCGCGGGCGATGGAACTCGGCTACGACGGCGTCCTCCTCAACACGGCGGTCTCGGGGGCGCAGCACCCGGCCCAGATGGCCGCCGCGATCCGCCACGCGGTGACGGGCGGACGTCTCGCCCGCAGCGCCGGCCGGATCCCGCGCCGCCTCTACGCCCAGGCCTCGACCCCCGACGCCGGCCGCGTCGAGGTGGACGAGTAG
- a CDS encoding ATP-binding protein, whose product MPDTTAADPLAHYPSWARELARRYFTKTLNQFILHGNVRDLVPTLDERGQRAYVPLREFLAEDLFAGRDVVVFYDRSDGIHFEDPESRKDFNRALSGYDTIFGTEYAKKLPKDPARVFALLDNYFRLRLADGKRIACVVDYAETVIPMSEAASYSSEDRAALVTLQKWAHDPLLLRADFTLALIAENLNDLSRAFIQSPYNAELEITFPEMDERQGFVAWFLGQQRDGRARFKKLSSVEDLTLAQNTAGLGYVQLRTILADVLENERPLTFESLSEKKKELIEAEAYGLLEFVETDYTLDMVAGHAEAKQHLRGAAEAIKAGRPDVMPMGYLVSGPVGTGKTFLVTTFAGEIGIPMVKLKNFRSQWQGVTEGNLEKILTLLRAMNPVAVMIDEADAALGDRNAQGDSGVSSRVFGQIAQAMSDTRFRGKIIWFLVTARPDLMPVDLKRQGRAEEHLGLFYPSTREDREELLRVMMRKTGVEVDMSDVPDALLDGERTYSGADMEALLTRAKFRAATHAFDEEPAPAEAAPSGDGVATEAPAPPEAAEDHSDGARIDRETLQAVVDDFVPPSYPLQVELQTLVAVMECTSRSMLPERFRSLDREATVRRVGELKRLVGDR is encoded by the coding sequence ATGCCCGACACGACCGCCGCCGACCCGCTCGCCCACTACCCCTCGTGGGCCCGCGAGCTCGCCCGCCGCTACTTCACCAAGACGCTCAACCAGTTCATCCTGCACGGGAACGTCCGCGACCTCGTCCCGACGCTGGACGAGCGCGGCCAGCGGGCCTACGTCCCGCTCCGCGAGTTCCTGGCCGAGGACCTCTTCGCCGGCCGCGACGTCGTCGTGTTCTACGACCGCTCCGACGGGATCCACTTCGAGGACCCGGAGAGCCGGAAGGACTTCAACCGGGCGCTCTCGGGCTACGACACCATCTTCGGCACGGAGTATGCCAAGAAGCTCCCGAAGGACCCGGCGCGCGTCTTCGCGCTCCTTGACAACTACTTCCGCCTGCGCCTCGCCGACGGCAAGCGGATCGCCTGCGTCGTCGACTACGCCGAGACGGTGATCCCGATGTCGGAGGCCGCGAGCTACTCGTCGGAGGACCGGGCCGCGCTCGTGACGCTCCAGAAGTGGGCGCACGACCCGCTCCTGCTCCGGGCCGACTTCACGCTGGCCCTCATCGCGGAGAACCTCAACGACCTCTCGCGGGCGTTCATCCAGAGCCCGTACAACGCCGAGCTCGAGATCACATTCCCGGAGATGGACGAGCGCCAGGGGTTCGTGGCGTGGTTCCTCGGCCAGCAGCGCGACGGCCGCGCCCGGTTCAAGAAGTTGTCGTCCGTCGAGGACCTCACGCTCGCCCAGAACACGGCCGGGCTGGGGTACGTCCAGCTCCGGACGATCCTCGCCGACGTCCTCGAGAACGAGCGCCCGCTCACCTTCGAGTCGCTCAGCGAGAAGAAGAAGGAGCTCATCGAGGCCGAGGCCTACGGGCTCCTCGAGTTCGTCGAGACCGACTACACGCTCGACATGGTCGCGGGTCACGCCGAGGCGAAGCAGCACCTCCGCGGCGCCGCCGAGGCCATCAAGGCCGGCCGCCCCGACGTCATGCCGATGGGCTACCTCGTGAGCGGCCCGGTCGGGACCGGGAAGACGTTCCTCGTGACGACGTTCGCGGGCGAGATCGGCATCCCGATGGTCAAGCTCAAGAACTTCCGCTCGCAGTGGCAGGGCGTGACCGAGGGCAACCTCGAGAAGATCCTGACCCTTCTCCGGGCCATGAACCCCGTCGCCGTCATGATCGACGAGGCCGACGCCGCGCTCGGCGACCGCAACGCGCAGGGCGACAGCGGCGTCTCCAGCCGCGTGTTCGGCCAGATCGCGCAGGCCATGTCCGACACGCGCTTCCGCGGCAAGATCATCTGGTTCCTCGTGACCGCCCGGCCCGACCTCATGCCGGTCGACCTCAAGCGGCAGGGCCGCGCCGAGGAGCACCTCGGCCTGTTCTACCCCTCAACCAGGGAGGACCGCGAGGAGCTCCTCCGCGTGATGATGCGGAAGACGGGCGTCGAGGTCGACATGTCGGACGTCCCCGACGCGCTACTCGATGGCGAGCGGACCTACTCGGGCGCGGACATGGAGGCGCTTCTGACCCGGGCCAAGTTCCGCGCCGCCACGCACGCGTTCGACGAGGAGCCCGCGCCGGCCGAGGCCGCCCCCTCCGGGGACGGCGTCGCGACGGAGGCGCCGGCCCCGCCGGAGGCGGCCGAAGACCACTCCGACGGAGCCCGGATCGACCGCGAGACCCTCCAGGCGGTCGTCGACGACTTCGTGCCCCCCTCCTACCCGCTCCAGGTGGAGCTTCAGACCCTCGTGGCCGTCATGGAATGCACCAGCCGCTCGATGCTCCCGGAGCGGTTCCGCTCGCTCGACCGCGAGGCGACCGTGCGACGGGTCGGGGAGCTCAAGCGGCTGGTGGGCGACCGGTGA
- a CDS encoding NAD(P)/FAD-dependent oxidoreductase codes for MTDRADVVVVGAGLAGACTALVLSRDRHVVVVEADEPASGASGAAAGLANPFMGRAAKPAWRHEEALDALAELAAEAGDGLVRQTGVLRPASSDRQAEQFRERADAHADLTWLPPAASSERWPLVRAEHGTLAVRRGASVDIPAFVEAALATAEARGAEVVRARLRGWSSEGSRTIAITDQCEIRTSHLLLTVGDGARRLAPLAGLPLHRVKGQTVRLGRPEGLPADHPAVAGAGYAVPTEAGVVVGSTFEHDFDALAPDPALDAGLVAKGAALLPALDGAPVLDRRAGVRVTVPSTVSPRRLPLAGPLRGHPGVWVVTGLGAKGLLTAPLLARRLPAALDGVRPLPAELWPLASM; via the coding sequence ATGACCGACCGCGCGGACGTCGTGGTCGTCGGCGCCGGGCTTGCCGGGGCGTGCACCGCGCTCGTGCTGAGCCGGGACCGGCACGTCGTGGTGGTCGAGGCTGACGAGCCGGCCTCGGGCGCCAGCGGCGCGGCAGCCGGGCTCGCCAACCCGTTCATGGGCCGCGCCGCGAAACCGGCGTGGCGCCACGAGGAGGCGCTCGATGCCCTCGCGGAGCTCGCAGCCGAGGCCGGCGACGGGCTCGTCCGTCAGACCGGCGTCCTCCGGCCGGCGTCGTCGGACCGGCAGGCCGAGCAGTTCCGCGAGCGAGCCGACGCGCACGCCGACCTGACCTGGCTCCCCCCGGCTGCCAGCTCCGAACGGTGGCCGCTCGTGAGGGCCGAGCACGGGACGCTGGCCGTCCGGCGCGGCGCGTCGGTCGACATCCCGGCCTTCGTCGAAGCCGCGCTCGCGACTGCGGAAGCCCGCGGTGCCGAGGTGGTCCGCGCTCGGCTCCGTGGCTGGAGCTCCGAAGGGAGTCGAACGATTGCAATAACGGATCAATGTGAGATCCGCACCTCGCACCTCCTCCTCACGGTGGGCGACGGCGCCCGGCGCCTCGCGCCGCTGGCCGGGCTCCCCCTCCACCGCGTCAAGGGCCAGACGGTCCGCCTCGGTCGGCCGGAGGGCCTCCCGGCAGATCACCCCGCCGTCGCTGGGGCGGGCTACGCCGTGCCCACCGAGGCGGGCGTGGTCGTGGGCTCCACGTTCGAGCACGACTTCGACGCGCTCGCGCCCGACCCAGCCCTCGACGCCGGGCTGGTGGCGAAAGGCGCTGCGCTGCTCCCGGCCCTCGATGGCGCCCCCGTTCTCGACCGGCGGGCGGGCGTCCGAGTGACCGTCCCGTCGACCGTCTCCCCCCGGCGCCTCCCGCTCGCGGGGCCGCTGCGGGGCCACCCCGGCGTCTGGGTCGTCACCGGGCTCGGCGCCAAGGGCCTGCTGACGGCGCCCCTCCTCGCCCGGCGGCTCCCGGCCGCGCTCGACGGCGTCCGGCCGCTCCCCGCGGAACTGTGGCCCCTCGCGAGCATGTAG
- a CDS encoding class I SAM-dependent methyltransferase, translating into MSPADPNEPSAVPARDPDRPGRGWTSALTVPPMRVLALLALAVAVAVGCRAQTPEPSREADAVAVPRSLAPQDARAGSLETEAGRLAIRGFSQDDAVAYEDGPASADGTGRYFMGREIARVMSHRGAAWLERPDREREERPAVLIRALDLKPDDVVADLGAGTGYFTFRLAPLVPDGRVYAVDIQPEMLRIIEERATTEGFDNVAPVLGSVTSPGLRPQSTDLTLIVDAYHEFSNPSEMLASIFEATRPGGRLVLVEYRAEDPDVPIRRLHKMTEAQARREVEAAGFVFVENRDDLPQQHLLVFRRPAE; encoded by the coding sequence ATGAGCCCCGCCGATCCCAACGAGCCGTCGGCGGTGCCCGCGCGTGACCCCGACCGACCTGGGCGCGGCTGGACGTCTGCACTCACCGTCCCCCCCATGCGCGTCCTCGCGCTCCTGGCCCTCGCCGTCGCCGTCGCGGTGGGGTGCCGCGCCCAGACCCCCGAGCCGTCCCGCGAGGCGGACGCGGTCGCTGTGCCGCGGTCGCTGGCGCCCCAGGACGCCCGCGCGGGCTCGCTCGAGACGGAGGCGGGCCGGCTCGCGATCCGCGGGTTCTCGCAGGACGACGCTGTGGCCTACGAGGACGGGCCGGCGTCGGCCGACGGGACGGGCCGCTACTTCATGGGCCGCGAGATCGCGCGCGTGATGAGCCACCGCGGCGCGGCGTGGCTCGAACGGCCCGACCGCGAGCGCGAGGAGCGCCCGGCCGTCCTCATCCGCGCCCTCGACCTCAAGCCCGACGACGTCGTGGCCGACCTCGGCGCTGGCACGGGCTACTTCACCTTCCGGCTGGCCCCCCTGGTGCCCGATGGCCGCGTCTACGCCGTCGACATCCAGCCCGAGATGCTCCGCATCATCGAGGAGCGCGCGACGACGGAGGGGTTCGACAACGTGGCGCCCGTGCTCGGGTCGGTGACCAGCCCGGGCCTCCGCCCGCAGTCGACCGACCTCACGCTCATCGTCGACGCGTACCACGAGTTCTCGAATCCGAGCGAGATGCTGGCCTCCATCTTCGAGGCCACGCGGCCGGGCGGCCGACTCGTGCTCGTGGAGTACCGGGCCGAGGACCCCGACGTCCCGATCCGCCGGCTCCACAAGATGACTGAGGCGCAGGCGCGGCGCGAGGTCGAGGCCGCCGGGTTCGTGTTCGTCGAGAACCGCGACGACCTCCCTCAGCAGCACCTCCTGGTCTTCCGGCGCCCGGCGGAGTAG
- the lpdA gene encoding dihydrolipoyl dehydrogenase, with amino-acid sequence MANAPYDVLVIGSGPGGYEAAIRASQLGLKTAIVEKNKLGGVCLNIGCIPTKALLKSAEIASQLAHISDYGFTGDGSAVRPDFAAVVQRSRGVADKMNKGVQFLMKKNKIDVHMGTATLLGGGKVRIEPSETMDGETVGQSEEIEATHIVIATGARAREIPTLPVDGTKIIDYRQAMLQTEKPGSLLVVGAGAIGVEFAYVYHHMGTEVTVVELQDRLVPVEDADVSKELERAYKKMGISVMTGAQVTNVDTSGAKCVVTIQTSKGDQTVEVDQVLSAVGVVGNVEGFGLDEVGVEHERNAIKVDAMYRTNVEGLYAIGDVIGGPWLAHVASHEGIVCVENIAHQEGKLDKAPHAVDYLNVPGCTYCLPQIGSVGYTEAKAKEAGFEVLTGKFPFSANGKATAIGDNRGFVKVVVDAKYGEVLGAHIIGHDATEMIAEVVTARALETTAHEVMEAMHPHPTLSEAVMEAFKDAYGQAINA; translated from the coding sequence ATGGCGAACGCACCCTACGACGTCCTCGTGATTGGCTCCGGACCCGGCGGCTACGAGGCCGCCATCCGGGCCTCCCAGCTCGGGCTCAAGACGGCGATCGTCGAGAAGAACAAGCTCGGCGGCGTCTGCCTCAACATCGGGTGCATCCCGACCAAGGCCCTCCTCAAGTCGGCGGAGATCGCGTCGCAGCTGGCCCACATCTCGGACTACGGCTTCACGGGCGACGGGTCGGCCGTGCGACCCGACTTCGCGGCGGTCGTCCAGCGCTCGCGCGGCGTGGCCGACAAAATGAACAAGGGCGTCCAGTTCCTCATGAAGAAGAACAAGATCGACGTCCACATGGGCACGGCGACGCTCCTGGGCGGGGGCAAGGTGCGGATCGAGCCGTCGGAGACGATGGACGGCGAGACCGTCGGCCAGAGCGAGGAGATCGAGGCCACGCACATCGTGATCGCGACCGGCGCCCGCGCCCGCGAGATCCCGACGCTGCCGGTCGACGGCACGAAGATCATCGACTACCGGCAGGCCATGCTCCAGACGGAGAAGCCCGGCTCGCTCCTCGTCGTCGGCGCCGGCGCCATCGGCGTCGAGTTCGCGTACGTGTACCACCACATGGGCACCGAGGTGACCGTGGTCGAGCTCCAGGACCGCCTCGTCCCGGTCGAGGACGCCGACGTCTCGAAGGAGCTCGAGCGGGCCTACAAGAAGATGGGCATCTCGGTCATGACCGGCGCCCAGGTCACGAACGTCGACACGTCGGGCGCCAAATGCGTCGTGACGATCCAGACGTCCAAGGGCGACCAGACGGTCGAGGTCGACCAGGTCCTCTCGGCCGTCGGCGTCGTCGGCAACGTCGAGGGCTTCGGCCTCGACGAGGTGGGCGTCGAGCATGAGCGGAACGCGATCAAGGTGGACGCGATGTACCGGACGAACGTCGAGGGCCTCTACGCCATCGGCGACGTGATCGGCGGGCCGTGGCTGGCCCACGTGGCGAGCCACGAGGGGATCGTCTGCGTCGAGAACATCGCACACCAGGAGGGCAAACTCGACAAGGCCCCGCACGCCGTCGACTACCTCAACGTCCCAGGCTGCACGTACTGCCTCCCGCAGATCGGGTCGGTCGGCTACACCGAGGCGAAGGCGAAAGAGGCCGGCTTCGAGGTCCTGACGGGCAAGTTCCCGTTCTCAGCCAACGGCAAGGCCACAGCGATCGGCGACAACCGCGGGTTCGTCAAGGTCGTCGTCGACGCGAAGTACGGGGAGGTCCTCGGCGCCCACATCATCGGCCACGACGCGACCGAGATGATCGCCGAGGTCGTCACGGCGCGCGCGCTCGAGACGACGGCCCACGAGGTCATGGAGGCCATGCACCCGCACCCGACCCTCTCGGAGGCGGTCATGGAGGCGTTCAAGGACGCCTACGGGCAGGCCATCAACGCCTAG
- a CDS encoding thiamine phosphate synthase has protein sequence MLIADGFATGRVELPADEIRSRVVELVEAGVPWVSLRDQKADDGTFAEAAHDVAEAVRAVRSDVTLSVHGRLDVAQSLDAGLHVGRLGASLEEAVAAGVAGPVGVSAHSASAALAARKGGADYVTFSPVFATRTHPDTVPTGIDPLRLAAERSGLPVLALGGMTPPRARIARLVGAHGAAAISSLLFAWDAARTVGQFLDAVAE, from the coding sequence TTGCTGATCGCGGACGGGTTCGCGACGGGCCGCGTCGAGCTTCCGGCCGACGAGATTCGGAGTCGGGTCGTGGAGCTGGTGGAGGCCGGCGTGCCGTGGGTCTCGCTCCGCGACCAGAAGGCCGATGACGGGACGTTCGCCGAGGCCGCCCACGATGTCGCCGAGGCGGTGCGGGCCGTCCGGTCCGACGTGACCCTGTCGGTCCACGGCCGGCTGGACGTGGCCCAGTCTCTCGACGCCGGGCTCCACGTCGGCCGCCTCGGGGCGTCGCTGGAGGAGGCCGTCGCGGCGGGGGTGGCGGGGCCGGTCGGCGTCTCGGCGCACTCGGCCAGCGCCGCGCTCGCGGCCCGCAAAGGCGGAGCCGACTACGTCACGTTCTCGCCCGTCTTCGCCACGCGGACTCACCCCGACACGGTGCCGACTGGTATCGACCCGCTCCGGCTCGCGGCGGAGCGCTCTGGACTGCCCGTCCTCGCCCTCGGCGGGATGACGCCGCCCCGAGCCCGCATCGCTCGCCTCGTCGGCGCGCACGGCGCGGCGGCCATCTCATCGCTCCTCTTTGCCTGGGACGCCGCCCGCACCGTCGGCCAGTTTTTGGACGCGGTCGCGGAGTGA
- a CDS encoding type II toxin-antitoxin system Phd/YefM family antitoxin — MYSTQGIEAIATVTELRSKTSALIEQAKGLKTGIMIQKNNEPEAVLISYDLYQKMHKVYNTKK, encoded by the coding sequence ATGTACAGCACCCAGGGCATCGAGGCGATCGCCACGGTCACCGAGCTCCGCTCCAAGACGTCGGCCCTTATCGAGCAGGCCAAAGGCCTGAAGACCGGCATCATGATCCAGAAGAACAACGAGCCTGAGGCCGTCCTCATCTCGTACGACCTCTATCAGAAGATGCATAAGGTGTACAACACCAAGAAGTAG
- a CDS encoding EutN/CcmL family microcompartment protein — protein sequence MYLARVTGTVVATQKLSPLTGKRLLVVRKIGLDGEPLGATEDVALDPGLDAGLDDVVLVAKEGAVIATLLDADRTEGLPTPANVVIVAIVDEWSIAGEPAGG from the coding sequence ATGTACCTCGCCCGAGTCACCGGAACCGTCGTCGCAACCCAGAAGCTGTCGCCGCTGACGGGGAAGCGCCTGCTCGTGGTCCGCAAGATCGGACTCGACGGCGAGCCTCTGGGGGCGACCGAGGACGTGGCCCTCGACCCCGGCCTCGACGCCGGCCTCGACGACGTCGTGCTCGTGGCCAAGGAGGGCGCCGTCATCGCCACGCTCCTCGACGCGGACCGGACCGAGGGCCTCCCGACGCCCGCCAACGTCGTCATCGTCGCGATCGTAGACGAGTGGTCCATCGCTGGGGAGCCGGCCGGCGGGTGA
- the thiO gene encoding glycine oxidase ThiO, translated as MPEPLPSPEVVVVGGGIAGLGVAWELAARGRRVVVLERDRLGRGTSWAAAGMLAPSAELGFEELDLYALGRESLARWRAFARRLEAASGAEVGYREEGTLVVADDRDSLHALRRLFRFQEEHGAPVEWLSGEEAVDLEPLLSPRLPGAVFSPEDHQVDHRAVVAALAVAARRAGAELREGTAVVHIGPDVEAPTVRLGDGTEVVARVVVLAAGAWSPSIGGLDPAPPVRGVKGQALALRLDPERGLDLGHVVRGPDAYLVPKADGRLIVGATSEEGVTDRRVTAGGVYRLLEGAVEIVPGVEEMELVETWAAHRPASRDHAPLLGRSPHPGVVYATGHYRHGVLLAPVTAEEVAAEVDRLLDGAAETAPVLAPFSPLRFPD; from the coding sequence ATGCCCGAGCCGTTGCCATCGCCCGAAGTCGTCGTCGTCGGAGGCGGTATCGCCGGGCTCGGGGTGGCGTGGGAGCTCGCCGCGCGCGGGAGGCGCGTCGTCGTGCTGGAGCGTGACCGCTTGGGGCGAGGCACATCGTGGGCCGCGGCCGGGATGCTCGCGCCGTCGGCCGAGCTCGGCTTCGAGGAGCTCGACCTCTACGCGCTCGGCCGCGAGAGCCTCGCCCGGTGGCGCGCCTTCGCCCGCCGCCTCGAAGCCGCCAGCGGCGCCGAGGTCGGGTACCGCGAGGAGGGAACCCTCGTCGTCGCTGACGACCGGGACAGTCTCCATGCCCTCCGCCGGCTCTTCCGGTTCCAGGAAGAGCACGGGGCGCCGGTCGAGTGGCTGTCGGGCGAGGAGGCCGTCGACCTCGAACCGCTGCTGTCGCCTCGTCTACCGGGCGCCGTGTTCTCACCCGAGGACCACCAGGTGGACCACCGCGCCGTCGTGGCGGCGCTGGCCGTCGCGGCCCGACGGGCCGGGGCAGAGCTCCGCGAGGGCACGGCGGTCGTCCACATCGGGCCGGACGTCGAGGCGCCCACCGTCCGCCTCGGGGACGGCACCGAGGTGGTCGCACGCGTCGTCGTGCTGGCGGCGGGGGCATGGAGTCCTTCGATCGGCGGGCTGGACCCCGCGCCGCCGGTCCGCGGGGTGAAAGGGCAGGCGCTCGCGCTGCGGCTCGACCCCGAGCGCGGCCTCGACCTCGGGCACGTCGTCCGAGGTCCCGATGCGTACCTCGTCCCGAAGGCCGACGGCCGGCTCATCGTCGGCGCCACGAGCGAGGAGGGCGTGACGGATCGTCGGGTGACGGCCGGCGGCGTGTACCGATTGCTGGAGGGGGCCGTCGAGATCGTCCCGGGCGTCGAGGAGATGGAACTCGTCGAGACGTGGGCCGCGCACCGGCCGGCGTCGCGCGACCACGCGCCCCTCCTCGGGCGGAGCCCGCACCCGGGTGTCGTCTACGCGACCGGCCACTACCGGCACGGCGTGTTGCTGGCGCCCGTCACCGCCGAGGAAGTCGCCGCCGAAGTAGACCGGCTCCTCGACGGCGCGGCCGAAACAGCGCCCGTCCTCGCCCCGTTCTCGCCCCTCCGGTTCCCGGACTGA